Proteins encoded in a region of the Flammeovirga yaeyamensis genome:
- a CDS encoding S41 family peptidase, with the protein MKNKVYIVTVILASLLFSSCENLFIEKDPSSGNRQTFEYLWQKTKEQYSYFELKNIDWDSVYSVYDGVITDNMSQEEFFIMMFDMMATLKDGHVNLYSPFNVSRYPELAVPDSNYNVRIVRDTYLSSYYAQTGPLTNDLIHELDSTGNKVPLVRAVNGQNKGILYVRYSSFSSMISNYDIDYVITRYRNVTEGMIFDVRSNGGGSPLNIFQICERFIPSDAGNVTLYYSRNKSGTGPNDFDEWLPADISPSGYHYPGKIVVLTDRGCYSATSYFATALQAVKKLHPVKIIGVPTGGGLGAPRGGQLPNGWYYRMSVTQTRSVDGNTEYELGVPPDIYVTQQPSDTQENKDTLIERAIDEIFNGSW; encoded by the coding sequence ATGAAAAATAAAGTATATATAGTGACTGTTATTCTTGCATCACTTCTTTTCAGTAGTTGTGAGAATTTGTTTATTGAAAAAGACCCTTCATCTGGAAATAGACAAACTTTTGAATATTTATGGCAGAAAACGAAAGAGCAATATTCTTATTTCGAATTAAAAAATATTGATTGGGATAGTGTGTATTCTGTTTATGATGGGGTGATTACAGATAATATGTCTCAGGAAGAATTCTTTATCATGATGTTTGATATGATGGCCACATTAAAAGATGGACATGTAAATTTGTATTCTCCTTTTAATGTGTCAAGATACCCTGAGTTAGCTGTTCCGGATTCTAATTATAACGTCCGTATTGTTCGAGATACTTATCTAAGTAGCTATTATGCCCAAACTGGACCTTTAACCAACGATTTGATTCATGAATTGGATTCTACAGGAAATAAAGTACCTTTAGTTAGAGCTGTTAATGGACAAAACAAGGGAATCCTCTATGTAAGATATAGCAGTTTTTCATCTATGATTTCTAATTATGATATCGACTATGTAATTACAAGATATCGAAATGTAACAGAGGGGATGATCTTTGATGTAAGAAGTAACGGAGGAGGATCGCCATTGAATATTTTCCAGATATGCGAGAGATTTATTCCATCGGATGCAGGTAATGTAACGCTTTATTATAGTAGAAATAAATCAGGTACCGGACCAAATGATTTTGATGAATGGCTTCCTGCAGATATTTCTCCAAGCGGTTATCATTATCCAGGAAAAATCGTTGTACTAACGGATAGAGGTTGCTACAGTGCTACTTCTTATTTTGCGACTGCTTTACAAGCCGTTAAAAAGTTACATCCAGTAAAAATCATTGGAGTACCAACAGGAGGTGGACTTGGTGCACCAAGAGGTGGTCAGTTACCAAATGGATGGTATTATAGAATGTCAGTTACTCAAACTAGGTCAGTAGATGGTAATACAGAATATGAACTGGGAGTACCCCCAGATATCTATGTTACTCAGCAACCTTCTGATACACAAGAGAATAAAGATACGTTGATTGAAAGAGCCATAGATGAGATTTTTAATGGATCGTGGTAA